A single region of the Pseudalkalibacillus berkeleyi genome encodes:
- the dnaG gene encoding DNA primase, translated as MGTRIPEETIERIQKSNDILEIVGEYVQLKKQGRNYFGLCPFHDEKSPSFSVSAEKQIYRCFGCGKGGNVISFLMEIEGFSFIETIKNLADRTNIELPQLPSSPQNDHATKEKEIMKEGHELLARLYHHCLTNTEYGQKAKEYLYNRGFTDEMIDHFQIGFAPESWDFATSFLQKRNFTLQTMEEAGILAKREFDRKFYDRFRSRIMFPIWDTQGKNIAFGGRIMGDGEPKYLNSPETRIFHKSKTLYGYHMARPDMRKDDKAILFEGYVDVIAAWKAGITNAVATLGTSLTQDQAKLLSRNVNTVVICYDSDQAGINAAFRATEHIEKMDCNVRIAQMPPGLDPDDYIQNYGGERFKQDVLGASLTVMAFKMQFMRRGKNLQDEGERMRYIEEILHEIAKLPKAVERDHYLRQLAEEFNLSLDALKQQQYQAFVNQKRNKDNVGRNRENNPKKFIGQSTRLLPAFHNAERILLAHMLKDVSIAEKVEELLGGAFNIDEYSAIAAYLYAYYAEGHTPDISLFLERVDDQRLKQVVTELAMLTINEDISDQELYDYVHQIQKYPKLLKIQEKEKDKNRAEREQDMVEAARIAMEIVNLKKALKSQ; from the coding sequence ATGGGAACTCGTATTCCTGAAGAAACAATTGAACGGATTCAAAAATCAAATGACATCTTAGAAATAGTGGGAGAATATGTCCAACTTAAGAAGCAAGGACGAAATTACTTTGGGCTTTGCCCTTTCCACGATGAGAAGTCGCCATCCTTTTCTGTATCTGCTGAAAAACAGATCTATAGGTGTTTTGGCTGTGGCAAGGGTGGGAACGTAATTTCCTTTCTCATGGAAATTGAAGGTTTTTCATTCATAGAGACGATCAAGAACTTAGCAGATCGTACGAATATTGAACTACCTCAATTACCGTCTTCACCTCAAAATGATCATGCAACAAAAGAAAAAGAAATCATGAAGGAAGGCCATGAATTACTCGCCAGATTGTATCATCATTGTTTAACAAATACAGAATATGGGCAAAAAGCAAAAGAGTACCTATATAATCGAGGGTTTACCGATGAAATGATTGACCATTTTCAAATCGGTTTTGCTCCGGAATCATGGGATTTTGCGACGTCCTTTCTGCAAAAACGTAATTTTACCCTTCAAACGATGGAAGAAGCAGGCATTTTAGCTAAGCGTGAATTTGACCGTAAATTCTACGATCGGTTCAGAAGTCGTATCATGTTTCCTATTTGGGATACACAAGGGAAAAACATTGCGTTTGGTGGAAGAATTATGGGGGATGGCGAACCTAAATACTTAAATAGTCCCGAAACACGCATATTTCATAAAAGTAAAACTTTATACGGGTATCATATGGCAAGGCCAGACATGAGAAAAGATGATAAGGCGATTCTCTTTGAAGGCTATGTAGATGTAATTGCAGCATGGAAGGCAGGCATCACAAATGCGGTAGCTACCCTAGGGACTTCATTAACCCAAGATCAGGCGAAGCTTTTGAGTCGAAATGTTAATACAGTAGTCATTTGTTATGATTCTGATCAAGCTGGAATCAATGCTGCATTCCGTGCTACAGAACATATTGAAAAAATGGACTGTAATGTAAGGATCGCACAAATGCCACCAGGGTTGGACCCCGATGACTATATCCAAAATTATGGCGGAGAACGCTTTAAGCAGGATGTATTAGGGGCAAGCTTAACGGTCATGGCATTTAAAATGCAATTCATGCGCAGAGGAAAAAACCTTCAAGATGAAGGAGAACGGATGCGCTATATCGAAGAGATATTACATGAAATTGCAAAACTCCCTAAAGCTGTAGAAAGAGATCATTATTTAAGGCAGTTAGCGGAGGAATTCAATCTCTCTTTAGATGCATTGAAGCAACAACAATATCAAGCATTTGTAAATCAGAAGAGGAATAAGGATAATGTTGGTCGAAATAGGGAGAATAACCCTAAGAAATTTATCGGTCAATCTACACGCCTTTTACCTGCATTCCACAATGCGGAGCGAATATTATTAGCTCATATGCTAAAGGATGTGAGTATAGCAGAAAAGGTCGAAGAACTCCTTGGTGGCGCTTTTAACATTGATGAATACAGTGCGATTGCTGCCTACCTCTATGCTTATTATGCTGAGGGTCACACACCTGATATTAGTTTGTTTCTAGAAAGAGTGGATGATCAACGACTGAAACAGGTCGTTACAGAATTGGCAATGCTTACGATCAATGAGGATATTTCAGATCAAGAATTATATGATTATGTTCATCAAATTCAAAAATATCCTAAATTGCTTAAGATACAAGAAAAAGAGAAAGACAAGAACCGTGCAGAGCGTGAGCAGGATATGGTTGAAGCGGCACGGATCGCGATGGAAATCGTGAACTTGAAGAAGGCATTAAAGAGTCAGTAA
- a CDS encoding YaiI/YqxD family protein produces the protein MKKTRIVLVDADACPNQIKKAILEISNFYEYKVFFIASYSHATDQYRNAEWILVDAEPESVDMYIVNQSIKGNVVITQDHGLASLLVSKGVYVISPRGKHYSEEEMPSLLQSRYYSSKLRRSGHRTKGPPPFTEEDAERFSNSFNQLFSDIGE, from the coding sequence ATGAAGAAAACTCGAATTGTGTTGGTTGATGCAGATGCATGTCCAAATCAAATAAAAAAGGCAATCCTTGAAATCTCGAATTTCTATGAGTACAAGGTTTTTTTTATTGCTTCATACAGTCATGCCACAGATCAATATCGAAATGCTGAGTGGATCCTTGTTGATGCAGAGCCTGAATCGGTTGATATGTACATCGTCAACCAATCCATTAAGGGAAATGTCGTGATCACTCAAGATCATGGTTTAGCAAGCCTGCTCGTATCAAAAGGGGTTTATGTGATCTCGCCTAGAGGGAAACATTACAGTGAAGAAGAAATGCCATCATTGCTGCAATCTCGTTACTATTCAAGCAAACTTCGAAGGTCGGGACATCGGACGAAAGGTCCACCCCCATTTACTGAAGAAGATGCGGAAAGGTTTAGTAACAGCTTTAATCAATTATTCTCTGATATCGGAGAGTAA
- a CDS encoding pyruvate, water dikinase regulatory protein yields MADQKQRPIVYVVSDSVGETAELVVKAASSQFNSTNIEIRRVPYVEDKPTIDEVVALAKDHHAIIGYTLVVPEIKDYLMEKAASEGVPAVDIVGPMINQMASVFKEGPRNEPGLVHKLDEEYFRKVEAIEFAVKYDDGRDPRGILKADIILVGVSRTSKTPLSQYLALKRLKVANVPIVPEVEPPEELFQVSKSKCYGLRISPEKLNDIRKERLKALGLDDHANYANMDRIKKELNYFDNVIDRLDCKVVDVSTKAVEETANYILNIHKKRN; encoded by the coding sequence ATGGCGGATCAAAAGCAACGTCCAATTGTATATGTAGTTTCTGACTCTGTAGGCGAAACTGCAGAGCTTGTCGTAAAAGCAGCATCTAGTCAATTTAACTCCACAAACATTGAAATTAGACGTGTTCCATACGTTGAAGATAAACCAACAATTGATGAGGTAGTCGCATTAGCGAAGGATCACCATGCCATCATTGGGTACACGTTAGTTGTACCAGAAATAAAAGACTATCTTATGGAAAAAGCAGCTAGTGAAGGCGTCCCAGCAGTTGATATTGTTGGACCAATGATCAACCAAATGGCATCTGTCTTTAAAGAGGGACCAAGGAATGAACCTGGACTTGTTCATAAGCTTGATGAGGAGTATTTCAGGAAAGTAGAAGCGATAGAATTTGCCGTTAAATATGATGATGGAAGAGATCCAAGAGGCATTTTGAAGGCAGATATTATACTCGTTGGTGTATCCAGAACATCGAAAACTCCACTTTCTCAATACCTTGCTTTGAAACGTCTTAAGGTTGCGAATGTTCCGATTGTACCTGAGGTTGAGCCTCCAGAAGAATTGTTTCAGGTTTCGAAATCAAAATGCTATGGTCTTAGAATTAGTCCTGAAAAGCTAAATGATATTCGAAAGGAAAGATTAAAAGCTCTAGGTCTAGATGATCATGCGAATTACGCAAATATGGACAGAATCAAAAAAGAACTAAACTACTTTGATAATGTCATTGACCGATTAGACTGTAAAGTGGTAGATGTCTCAACCAAAGCTGTGGAAGAAACAGCAAATTATATTTTAAATATCCATAAAAAAAGAAATTAA
- a CDS encoding helix-turn-helix transcriptional regulator — MVLPIELNKRQEKIVEIVKDLGPITGEQIADRLDLTRATLRPDLAILTMSGYLDARPRVGYFYTGKTSAQLLTEKIRQIQVKEYLSMPVLVQEDATVYDAICTMFLEDVGTLFVVNKHSKLAGVLSRKDLLRASMGNQDLNSIPVSIIMTRMPNITVCSKEDLLVEVAEKLIDKQIDALPVIKNSTDEDAFEVIGRITKTNITKALVDFSGDAII, encoded by the coding sequence GTGGTGTTACCAATAGAACTTAACAAGAGACAAGAAAAGATTGTAGAAATCGTCAAGGATCTAGGACCGATCACTGGTGAACAGATTGCGGACCGCTTAGACCTAACAAGAGCAACACTACGTCCAGACCTTGCGATATTAACAATGTCAGGATATCTAGATGCACGTCCAAGAGTAGGGTATTTCTATACTGGAAAAACGAGTGCACAACTATTAACAGAAAAAATTCGACAAATTCAAGTGAAAGAGTATTTATCTATGCCCGTTCTCGTTCAGGAAGATGCAACGGTATACGATGCAATTTGTACGATGTTCTTAGAAGATGTAGGGACATTGTTTGTTGTAAATAAACACTCAAAGCTTGCTGGTGTTTTATCTAGAAAAGACTTACTCAGGGCAAGTATGGGGAATCAAGACTTAAATTCAATCCCTGTTAGTATTATTATGACGAGAATGCCCAACATCACAGTTTGTTCTAAAGAAGACTTGCTAGTTGAAGTAGCTGAGAAACTCATTGATAAACAAATTGATGCATTACCAGTTATTAAGAATTCAACTGATGAGGATGCATTTGAAGTAATTGGAAGAATTACGAAGACGAATATTACAAAAGCTTTGGTGGATTTCTCAGGAGACGCCATCATATAA
- the glyS gene encoding glycine--tRNA ligase subunit beta — protein sequence MSKQDILLEIGLEEMPARFVTDAMYQLSDKIAGWFTENRVPFGEVIPYSTPRRLAVKVTEVSEQQEDKAEELRGPARKIALDENGNWSKAALGFARGQGVSPEDMYFKEVKNTEYVFANKHTSGVSTMEILPQLDQVIQNLHFPKNMRWSDQEFKFVRPIKWILFLFGSEVPHLEVAGVKSDRKTFGHRFLGEEIEIDSPEQYPTELLGQFVIADSNERKEAIQNQLHNLQEEEGWIIPIDDGLLEEVNNLVEYPTALHGKFDEEFLELPSEVLITSMREHQRYFPVQNKDGELQPYFVAVRNGDHNNLQNVAKGNEKVLRARLKDAQFFYNEDKKKSIDTYLERLKSIVFHEELGTIANKVSRISAHAERTSALLQLDQESKEAIRRAATISKFDLVTQMVYEFPELQGVMGEKYAKMFGEDDLIAAAINEHYQPRYSGDNLPGTVVGSVLSVSDKLDTIVGCFGIGIIPTGSQDPYALRRQAAGVLQILLQKGWPVTVEELLNAVLDEYERAGKLKNDRNKVLHQLIEFFNIRMKTILQDQAVRYDVIDAVLSGKIGRVDLLVKRAEILGNALQEESFKGMNESLTRILNISKNVSESSEEVQPELFENSEEKALYELYLDANEACQSIHQSHDVEMLYNKLKKLPPAIDQYFENTMVNAEEDHLRANRQTQMKQMANVIRAFADFNQLVI from the coding sequence ATGAGTAAGCAAGATATCTTGTTAGAAATTGGATTAGAAGAAATGCCGGCAAGATTTGTTACGGATGCAATGTATCAACTTTCTGATAAGATTGCTGGATGGTTTACCGAAAATCGTGTCCCATTTGGTGAAGTCATCCCCTATTCAACACCACGTCGTTTGGCGGTAAAAGTAACAGAGGTTTCAGAACAACAAGAAGATAAAGCTGAAGAGCTTAGAGGTCCGGCTCGAAAGATCGCCCTCGACGAAAACGGAAATTGGTCGAAGGCTGCTCTTGGATTTGCTAGAGGGCAAGGGGTAAGCCCGGAGGATATGTATTTTAAAGAAGTGAAAAACACTGAGTATGTATTTGCGAATAAGCATACATCTGGTGTTTCAACAATGGAAATACTTCCTCAACTAGATCAAGTCATCCAAAACCTTCATTTTCCGAAAAACATGAGGTGGAGTGATCAAGAATTCAAATTTGTAAGACCAATTAAATGGATCTTATTCTTATTTGGATCAGAAGTACCGCATTTAGAAGTAGCTGGAGTAAAGTCTGATCGCAAAACTTTCGGACATCGTTTTCTAGGAGAAGAAATTGAAATTGACAGCCCCGAACAATATCCGACCGAATTGTTAGGTCAATTTGTCATTGCTGATTCAAATGAGCGAAAAGAAGCGATACAAAATCAACTGCATAACCTTCAAGAAGAAGAAGGTTGGATTATTCCAATAGATGATGGCTTGTTAGAAGAAGTAAATAATCTTGTGGAGTACCCAACTGCCCTGCACGGAAAATTTGATGAAGAGTTTCTTGAATTGCCATCTGAAGTCTTAATCACTTCCATGAGAGAGCACCAGAGATACTTCCCTGTGCAGAATAAAGATGGAGAATTACAACCCTATTTCGTGGCAGTACGTAATGGAGATCACAATAACCTTCAAAACGTAGCGAAAGGAAATGAAAAAGTTCTTCGTGCAAGACTTAAAGATGCACAATTCTTTTATAATGAAGACAAGAAGAAATCGATAGACACATACTTAGAACGTCTTAAATCAATCGTCTTTCATGAGGAACTAGGAACGATTGCAAATAAGGTATCTCGCATTAGTGCTCATGCAGAGCGTACAAGTGCTTTATTACAGCTTGATCAAGAGTCGAAAGAGGCTATACGTCGTGCTGCAACCATTTCTAAGTTCGATCTTGTCACTCAAATGGTTTATGAATTCCCAGAACTTCAAGGTGTTATGGGTGAAAAGTATGCGAAAATGTTCGGTGAAGATGATTTAATCGCTGCAGCTATTAACGAGCATTATCAACCAAGATACTCTGGAGACAACTTACCTGGAACAGTTGTAGGTTCGGTACTGAGTGTTTCAGATAAGTTAGACACAATTGTAGGATGTTTTGGTATTGGGATTATTCCAACTGGTTCACAGGATCCTTATGCACTAAGACGACAAGCTGCTGGAGTATTACAAATCCTATTGCAAAAAGGTTGGCCAGTAACGGTCGAAGAATTGTTGAATGCAGTATTAGATGAGTATGAGCGAGCAGGAAAATTAAAAAATGACCGAAACAAGGTCCTTCACCAACTGATTGAGTTCTTCAACATACGAATGAAAACCATCTTGCAGGACCAAGCTGTACGTTATGATGTCATTGATGCGGTACTATCTGGAAAGATAGGTCGGGTAGATTTATTAGTGAAACGTGCAGAAATTCTTGGAAATGCATTACAAGAGGAATCATTTAAGGGAATGAATGAATCATTAACAAGGATTCTTAACATATCCAAAAATGTATCTGAATCATCTGAAGAAGTTCAACCAGAACTGTTTGAAAACAGCGAGGAAAAAGCGCTTTATGAACTATATTTAGATGCAAATGAAGCGTGTCAAAGCATTCATCAGAGTCATGATGTAGAAATGCTTTACAATAAGCTTAAGAAGTTACCACCTGCAATTGATCAGTATTTTGAAAATACCATGGTTAATGCCGAGGAAGATCACTTAAGAGCCAATCGACAAACACAAATGAAACAAATGGCTAATGTAATTAGAGCTTTTGCTGATTTCAACCAATTAGTAATCTGA
- the glyQ gene encoding glycine--tRNA ligase subunit alpha, with translation MNLQDMILTLQRYWSDQGCFVMQAYDVEKGAGTMNPMTFLRSIGPEPWNVAYVEPSRRPVDGRYGENPNRLYQHHQFQVVMKPSPDNIQELYLESLKEIGIDPLEHDIRFVEDNWEAPTLSASGLGWEVWLDGMEITQFTYFQQVGGLEAKPVSVEITYGIERLASYIQDKENVFDLEWHSGITYHDLYFQSEYEHSKYTFEVSDSEMLFNLFNIYEKEAERAIDEQLVFPGYDYVLKCSHVFNQLDAKGDISVTERTGYIGRVRKLARKCAKAYYEQREQLGFPMLKGANNHE, from the coding sequence ATGAATTTACAAGACATGATTCTTACATTACAGCGTTATTGGTCAGACCAAGGGTGCTTTGTCATGCAAGCCTATGACGTTGAGAAAGGTGCAGGCACTATGAACCCGATGACCTTTTTGCGGAGCATAGGTCCTGAGCCATGGAACGTCGCGTATGTTGAACCATCAAGAAGACCTGTTGATGGACGTTATGGTGAAAACCCAAATCGTTTATATCAACACCATCAGTTTCAAGTAGTCATGAAACCATCACCAGATAATATTCAAGAGCTATACCTTGAAAGTTTAAAGGAAATTGGTATAGATCCTTTAGAGCATGACATTCGTTTTGTTGAGGATAACTGGGAAGCGCCAACACTATCTGCATCAGGATTGGGATGGGAAGTTTGGTTGGATGGTATGGAAATCACGCAGTTTACGTATTTCCAGCAAGTAGGGGGATTAGAAGCGAAACCCGTTTCTGTCGAGATTACTTATGGAATTGAGAGACTTGCGTCTTACATACAGGATAAGGAGAATGTCTTTGATCTGGAATGGCATTCAGGTATTACCTACCATGACCTTTATTTCCAATCGGAGTATGAGCACTCTAAATATACGTTTGAAGTGTCTGACTCAGAAATGCTATTTAACTTGTTTAACATTTATGAAAAAGAAGCAGAACGTGCGATCGATGAGCAACTTGTCTTTCCAGGATATGACTATGTCCTGAAATGTTCACACGTATTCAACCAATTGGATGCAAAAGGAGATATTTCAGTAACGGAAAGAACAGGTTATATCGGGCGTGTAAGGAAACTCGCCAGGAAGTGTGCGAAAGCATATTACGAACAAAGAGAGCAACTAGGATTTCCTATGCTAAAGGGGGCGAATAATCATGAGTAA
- the recO gene encoding DNA repair protein RecO, which produces MLIKTEAIVIRTSDYGESNKVLTVYTKDFGKLGMMARGAKKTKSRLSSVSQLFTHAHFLIQKGSGLGSLSQGEIINTFRGIKQDIIKTAYAAYMVELLDKVTDEHKPSPALFEFLSLSLTYLEEDIDPDVLKAIFEMKMLRLAGIGPQVDRCVLCGRKEGDFSFSISEGGFLCGQCRFSDERAVALSSQTARLLNLFYHIDLSRLGNVSVKKETKEMIAQILTTYIDEYSGIRLKSKRFLDQIQAFE; this is translated from the coding sequence ATGTTGATCAAAACAGAAGCGATTGTGATCCGTACTTCGGATTATGGTGAATCGAACAAAGTATTGACTGTTTATACAAAGGATTTTGGCAAATTGGGTATGATGGCAAGAGGGGCGAAGAAAACGAAAAGTCGCCTCTCTTCTGTTTCCCAACTTTTCACACATGCTCACTTTCTGATTCAAAAGGGAAGCGGTCTAGGCAGTCTAAGCCAAGGCGAAATCATCAACACGTTTCGAGGTATTAAACAAGATATTATTAAAACTGCTTATGCGGCATACATGGTAGAGTTACTTGATAAAGTGACGGATGAGCATAAACCTTCCCCAGCATTATTTGAGTTTCTATCCCTTTCTTTAACTTATTTAGAGGAAGATATTGACCCAGATGTATTAAAGGCAATCTTTGAAATGAAAATGCTCAGGCTTGCCGGAATCGGACCACAAGTTGATCGATGTGTACTTTGTGGACGTAAAGAAGGTGATTTTTCCTTTTCGATTTCTGAAGGTGGTTTTTTATGCGGACAATGTCGCTTTTCAGATGAAAGAGCAGTGGCACTAAGCTCACAAACAGCTAGGCTTCTAAATCTTTTTTATCATATTGATCTTTCTCGACTAGGAAATGTATCAGTAAAAAAGGAAACGAAAGAGATGATCGCTCAAATTTTAACAACATATATAGATGAATACTCAGGGATTCGTTTAAAGTCGAAACGATTTTTAGATCAAATCCAAGCATTTGAGTAG
- a CDS encoding YqzL family protein, producing MRDFTWKLFCETGDIDTYLLWKELEADHELSDNLLNVEERKSDFIETEL from the coding sequence ATGAGGGACTTTACCTGGAAATTGTTTTGCGAAACAGGCGACATTGATACGTATTTATTGTGGAAGGAATTAGAGGCTGACCACGAGTTATCGGACAACCTGTTAAATGTGGAAGAAAGGAAAAGCGATTTTATAGAAACAGAGCTTTGA
- the era gene encoding GTPase Era, whose amino-acid sequence MNKEGFKSGFVSIIGRPNVGKSTLINHILGQKIAIMSDKAQTTRNKIHGVYTTNEEQVVFIDTPGIHKPKHKLGDFMTRIAQDTLNEVDIILFVINAEEGFGRGDQFIMDRLQNVHSPVFLVINKIDKVHPDELLPIIEQYREKVDFAEVIPISALNGNNVTTMMDQIKNYLEEGPQYYPADQVTDHPERFVVAELIREKVLHLTHEEVPHSVAVVIDQMKQRDSGNMVDIQATIVVERSSQKGILIGKQGGMLKKIGSRARQDIEHLLGSKVYLELWVKVQKDWRNRPFNLKDLGFSEDTY is encoded by the coding sequence ATGAATAAAGAAGGTTTTAAATCAGGGTTTGTTTCAATAATCGGAAGACCGAACGTTGGAAAATCCACATTAATCAATCACATACTTGGGCAGAAAATCGCTATTATGAGCGATAAGGCTCAGACGACTAGGAATAAGATTCATGGTGTGTATACAACGAACGAGGAACAAGTTGTGTTTATCGATACACCAGGTATTCATAAACCTAAACATAAATTAGGGGACTTCATGACAAGGATCGCACAAGATACACTCAATGAAGTCGACATCATTTTATTTGTCATTAATGCTGAAGAAGGATTTGGTCGAGGAGATCAATTTATTATGGACCGACTTCAAAATGTCCATAGCCCAGTCTTCTTAGTCATAAATAAGATTGACAAAGTGCATCCTGATGAACTTTTACCTATCATTGAACAGTACCGTGAAAAGGTTGATTTTGCGGAAGTGATTCCGATTTCGGCATTGAATGGAAATAACGTGACAACAATGATGGATCAAATTAAGAACTACTTAGAAGAAGGACCACAGTATTATCCTGCGGATCAAGTAACAGATCACCCAGAGCGGTTTGTTGTAGCTGAATTAATCCGTGAGAAGGTGCTCCATCTTACACATGAGGAAGTGCCTCATTCTGTTGCAGTTGTGATTGATCAGATGAAGCAACGAGATAGTGGTAACATGGTTGATATCCAAGCGACGATTGTCGTTGAACGCTCATCACAAAAAGGAATCTTGATTGGAAAGCAAGGCGGCATGCTTAAAAAGATCGGTTCACGTGCTCGGCAGGATATCGAACATCTTCTTGGGTCGAAAGTGTATCTCGAACTTTGGGTGAAGGTACAAAAGGATTGGAGAAATCGTCCCTTTAACTTAAAGGATTTAGGATTTAGCGAAGATACTTATTAA
- a CDS encoding cytidine deaminase, whose translation MNKEDLIKEAIEARKFAYTPYSNFQVGAALLSKDGKVYRGSNIENAAYSLCNCAERTALFKAYSEGDTAFKAIAVVADTKRPVPPCGACRQVISELCDPSMPVYLTNLNGDFQELKVSELLPGAFSPEDLNE comes from the coding sequence TTGAATAAAGAAGATTTGATAAAAGAAGCGATTGAAGCGCGCAAATTTGCATATACTCCCTATTCGAACTTCCAAGTAGGAGCGGCTTTACTTTCAAAGGATGGTAAAGTATATCGAGGGTCGAATATTGAAAACGCTGCCTATAGTCTGTGTAACTGCGCTGAACGTACTGCTCTTTTTAAAGCGTATTCTGAAGGCGATACGGCTTTTAAAGCCATTGCAGTTGTTGCAGATACGAAACGACCTGTACCGCCTTGTGGTGCTTGTAGACAAGTGATTTCAGAGCTTTGTGATCCATCTATGCCAGTCTATTTAACAAATTTAAATGGTGATTTCCAGGAGCTTAAAGTAAGTGAATTGCTTCCTGGTGCATTTTCTCCGGAGGACTTAAATGAATAA
- a CDS encoding diacylglycerol kinase family protein has translation MISILKSFLYAIEGVIDGGRNERNFKIHIVFAILTVSFAFLLNFSLTKWFILLLTIGIMLALELMNSAVERTVDLITEDYHPLAKQAKDLAAGSVFIFSVIAVIIGILLFAGPLIEYIV, from the coding sequence ATGATCAGTATCTTGAAAAGCTTCCTCTATGCGATAGAAGGGGTCATAGATGGAGGAAGAAACGAACGGAATTTTAAGATACATATCGTTTTCGCTATATTGACGGTTTCATTTGCATTCCTATTGAACTTCAGTTTAACAAAGTGGTTCATACTTCTCCTCACAATTGGCATCATGCTTGCTTTAGAATTAATGAATTCGGCAGTTGAAAGGACGGTTGATCTCATTACTGAAGATTACCATCCATTAGCGAAGCAAGCGAAAGATCTAGCAGCAGGTTCTGTCTTTATTTTCAGCGTTATTGCTGTTATAATAGGTATCCTTCTATTTGCAGGACCGTTAATTGAATATATTGTATGA
- the ybeY gene encoding rRNA maturation RNase YbeY translates to MLTIDVHDETEQLDMGMIEEVKKLLIHAAKEEALEKTSELSVTFVSNERIQQINAEYRNIDRPTDVISFALEDEVEGEQEVLLSDENPVLLGDIIISVEKAKEQAEEYDHSFSRELGFLAVHGFLHLLGYDHMNEKEEKVMFERQDVILESYGLNRS, encoded by the coding sequence ATGTTAACGATTGATGTACATGATGAAACGGAACAACTTGATATGGGTATGATTGAGGAGGTCAAGAAGCTTCTTATTCATGCGGCAAAGGAAGAAGCGCTTGAAAAGACATCAGAGCTTTCCGTAACATTTGTGTCGAATGAGCGTATACAACAAATCAATGCAGAATACAGAAACATTGATCGACCTACAGATGTCATTTCTTTTGCTTTAGAAGATGAAGTAGAAGGTGAGCAAGAAGTACTCTTGAGTGATGAGAACCCTGTTCTATTAGGTGATATCATCATATCTGTTGAAAAAGCGAAGGAACAAGCAGAAGAATATGACCATTCTTTTTCCAGAGAGTTAGGATTTCTAGCTGTACATGGTTTCCTACATTTATTAGGTTATGATCATATGAATGAAAAAGAAGAAAAGGTAATGTTCGAAAGGCAAGATGTCATTTTGGAATCCTATGGTCTGAATCGGTCATGA